From Candidatus Baltobacteraceae bacterium, the proteins below share one genomic window:
- a CDS encoding MotA/TolQ/ExbB proton channel family protein encodes MGVFSGFISLMDKGGFAMYLLLICSIVAIAIVIERLVFFSTQHGDTKGLLRQLGQRIAADDVDGAIKVCRQNKGMLPRILEFGLLRGEKNRADITDALSIALMEHLNALERNLGVIGTIAVIAPFVGLSGTVLGIIKAFNDIALKGNSSPAVVAAGVSEALITTFAGLIVAIVSVIFFNYFKTRIKAYNQEMIVAANQLAEMLHFHNTGAPIPTELYQPVGTKAASAPAAK; translated from the coding sequence GTGGGAGTTTTCAGCGGTTTCATTTCACTGATGGACAAGGGCGGCTTTGCCATGTACCTCTTGCTCATCTGCTCGATCGTCGCAATCGCGATCGTGATCGAGCGCCTCGTGTTCTTCTCAACGCAACATGGCGACACGAAGGGCCTCCTTCGCCAGCTCGGTCAACGCATCGCTGCCGACGACGTGGACGGCGCCATCAAGGTTTGCCGTCAAAACAAAGGCATGCTGCCGCGGATCCTCGAGTTCGGTCTTCTTCGTGGTGAGAAGAATCGCGCCGACATCACCGACGCGCTCTCGATCGCTCTTATGGAGCATCTCAACGCCCTCGAGCGCAACCTCGGCGTTATCGGTACGATCGCGGTTATCGCCCCGTTCGTCGGGCTCTCCGGTACCGTGCTCGGTATTATCAAGGCCTTCAACGATATCGCCCTCAAGGGCAACTCGTCTCCGGCCGTCGTGGCCGCGGGCGTTTCGGAAGCGTTGATCACGACCTTCGCCGGCCTGATCGTCGCCATCGTTTCGGTTATTTTCTTCAACTATTTCAAGACGCGCATCAAAGCGTACAACCAAGAGATGATCGTTGCGGCGAATCAACTCGCCGAGATGCTGCACTTCCACAACACGGGCGCGCCGATTCCGACCGAGCTCTATCAGCCCGTCGGTACCAAAGCAGCTTCTGCACCGGCTGCGAAGTAA
- a CDS encoding biopolymer transporter ExbD, which produces MSLLSSQQDQEVMAEINITPFTDVLLVLLIIFIILAAIQTPPGFEKELPNNNNNPNTIQPKNKTDIEVDVNNRGKILVDGVVADQQSVYSVMAQAKAKKGNKHVSIVADAKAPYGIIIRVLDAAKQAGLDDVGFVTS; this is translated from the coding sequence GTGAGTCTCCTGTCGTCGCAGCAAGACCAAGAGGTCATGGCAGAGATCAACATCACGCCGTTCACCGACGTGTTGCTGGTATTGCTCATTATCTTCATCATCCTCGCAGCGATTCAAACGCCGCCCGGATTCGAAAAAGAGCTGCCGAACAACAATAACAACCCGAATACCATTCAGCCGAAGAACAAGACCGACATCGAGGTCGACGTCAACAATCGCGGCAAGATTCTGGTCGATGGCGTGGTGGCCGATCAGCAGAGCGTGTATAGCGTCATGGCTCAAGCGAAGGCCAAAAAAGGCAATAAGCACGTTTCTATCGTTGCCGATGCGAAGGCGCCGTACGGAATCATCATTCGGGTCCTCGATGCTGCGAAACAAGCCGGGCTCGACGATGTCGGGTTCGTCACGTCATAA
- a CDS encoding biopolymer transporter ExbD — protein MAVSTGQGEEEVMSTINITPFTDVLLVLLIIFIILASVTKEPKLPLAYNREKVQPSQIVVIIDAKDNIQIGSTLVTIQQAKDTFQSLQDNTGHKFRSVIIKADPAANYGTVLQVMDAAKSTDLIDFGLANKIEGSKT, from the coding sequence GTGGCCGTTTCAACCGGTCAAGGCGAAGAAGAGGTCATGTCGACCATCAATATCACGCCCTTCACGGACGTGCTGCTGGTCCTGCTGATCATCTTCATCATCCTTGCCTCAGTTACGAAAGAGCCGAAACTTCCGCTGGCATATAACCGCGAGAAGGTTCAGCCGTCGCAGATCGTCGTGATCATCGATGCCAAGGACAACATTCAAATTGGCTCGACGTTGGTAACTATCCAACAGGCGAAGGACACGTTCCAATCGCTTCAGGATAATACCGGCCATAAGTTTAGGAGCGTCATCATTAAAGCCGATCCGGCCGCCAACTACGGCACGGTTCTTCAGGTGATGGACGCGGCGAAGTCAACGGACCTCATCGACTTCGGCTTGGCGAACAAAATCGAGGGAAGCAAGACCTAA
- a CDS encoding TonB family protein produces the protein MAENKNDSPYLTTGERVRNFLGWAFLISLAIHFIVAPFLPNLQKSHEDNTTEKVSVTKKIKVKVPTPPPPSPTPPPTPTPPPQATPPPHQQQKAPPKLKLNVPKTTSKNSSSANSQPKYVPPPVGSQNGVPNGQGTNPPATPVPQPVVTAKPACKVPFQDATVTNEVPPEYPDSARSLGLGTVTVLVKVAVGPSGSLQNATVYQSSNNLAIDQSALSAARQSTYAPKIVNCQPTSGDYLFRAQFDPSN, from the coding sequence ATGGCAGAAAATAAGAACGACTCGCCCTATCTAACGACGGGCGAACGGGTCCGCAATTTCCTCGGCTGGGCATTTTTGATCTCGCTCGCGATCCACTTCATCGTGGCACCGTTTCTTCCGAATTTGCAGAAGAGCCACGAAGACAATACGACCGAGAAAGTCTCGGTCACGAAGAAGATCAAGGTGAAGGTCCCGACGCCCCCGCCGCCATCGCCGACGCCGCCGCCGACGCCGACGCCGCCGCCTCAGGCGACGCCGCCGCCGCACCAGCAGCAGAAGGCGCCCCCCAAGCTCAAGCTCAACGTGCCGAAGACGACGAGCAAGAACTCATCGTCGGCAAACAGCCAGCCCAAGTACGTTCCCCCGCCGGTCGGTTCGCAGAACGGCGTTCCGAACGGTCAAGGTACGAATCCGCCGGCAACTCCGGTGCCGCAACCGGTCGTGACGGCGAAGCCCGCGTGCAAAGTACCGTTTCAAGACGCGACGGTGACCAACGAAGTCCCGCCTGAGTATCCCGACAGCGCGCGATCGCTCGGTCTCGGAACGGTGACGGTGCTCGTTAAAGTTGCAGTCGGCCCGAGCGGCTCGCTGCAAAACGCAACGGTCTACCAAAGTTCGAACAATTTGGCGATCGATCAATCCGCGCTCTCCGCCGCACGCCAATCGACGTACGCGCCGAAGATCGTGAATTGCCAGCCGACCTCCGGAGACTATCTCTTCCGCGCCCAATTCGACCCCAGCAATTAA
- a CDS encoding TonB family protein has protein sequence MTRMRRVLLIAFAISLLVHLVVAYFLRFTLNPRNDRPEAVSVERTVVTIVRATPRAIARLRPTPHPISAPPPAKRSTQKVRPHPVLSAAPGKGASSGSAGNGPKSGGARPSRPAPSAPPSAVPSPAAGCPRPEASPAVLVPPEPPDIAPQVRAAGAGGIAAIDVKLDSKGSVLAATVSHSTGNGDLDAVAVSMARGATYAPGYVACRAVAGDYIFSVKFIAW, from the coding sequence ATGACGCGAATGCGCCGCGTGCTGCTGATCGCGTTTGCGATCTCGCTGCTCGTCCATCTGGTCGTCGCGTATTTCTTGCGATTCACGCTCAATCCGCGCAACGACCGGCCCGAGGCCGTCTCGGTCGAACGAACGGTCGTGACGATCGTGCGGGCCACTCCGCGCGCAATCGCTCGGCTTCGCCCCACGCCGCACCCGATCTCTGCGCCGCCGCCCGCAAAGCGTTCCACGCAGAAGGTTCGTCCGCACCCGGTGCTCTCGGCCGCTCCGGGGAAAGGCGCGTCCTCGGGATCTGCGGGCAACGGTCCGAAGTCAGGCGGCGCGCGCCCGTCACGGCCGGCACCATCGGCGCCGCCCTCGGCCGTGCCGAGCCCCGCCGCCGGCTGCCCGCGCCCCGAGGCCTCTCCCGCAGTGCTGGTGCCGCCGGAGCCGCCGGATATCGCGCCGCAGGTACGCGCCGCCGGCGCCGGCGGCATCGCGGCGATCGATGTGAAGCTCGATTCGAAGGGGAGTGTTTTGGCGGCGACCGTCTCGCACAGCACGGGGAACGGCGATCTCGATGCGGTCGCCGTTTCGATGGCGCGCGGCGCCACCTACGCGCCGGGATACGTCGCCTGCAGGGCGGTCGCGGGCGACTACATCTTCAGCGTGAAATTCATCGCCTGGTAG
- a CDS encoding PilZ domain-containing protein — translation MERPKATSVDSQYGHKREFERVGDTLLVSYSISEEFAPEFTETYDIALGGMAMITNAELLRDAPIEVQLELRGDTRPVIRVHGMVRWSRFDPLLQRYRTGVAFVDVDERTHGDLLRYIDTLRLLRDMGVL, via the coding sequence TTGGAGCGGCCTAAGGCGACGAGTGTGGATTCGCAGTACGGTCACAAGCGCGAATTCGAGCGCGTCGGCGATACGCTGTTGGTTTCGTACAGCATCTCCGAAGAGTTTGCGCCCGAGTTTACAGAAACGTACGACATCGCTCTGGGCGGCATGGCCATGATCACCAATGCCGAGTTACTCAGAGACGCGCCCATCGAGGTTCAGCTCGAACTGCGGGGCGACACGCGTCCCGTCATACGCGTGCACGGTATGGTTCGCTGGTCGCGCTTCGACCCGCTCCTCCAACGCTACCGCACCGGCGTTGCCTTCGTCGATGTGGACGAGCGTACGCACGGCGACTTGCTTCGCTACATCGATACGCTGCGGCTTTTGCGCGATATGGGCGTTCTTTAG
- a CDS encoding undecaprenyl-diphosphate phosphatase: MTFAQALLLALLQGVSELFPVSSLGHTILVPALLHWNNIDRADPTFLAFVVVLHLGTAIALVLFYWRDWVALVGAVIRSVVRGKLSNDRDERIGWLLVIATIPVGLLGLLFQEKVQGLFATVMPAAIFLIVNGVIMFFGEALRKRQHANSERSYKRLEQISWPQSVFVGFAQSLALFPGISRSGASIVGGLLIDLDHEDAAKYSFLLATPVILAASLLKIPELFGPGAHVVLVQAIVGGVVAGIAAYFSVAFLTRYFRSNDLRPFGWYCVLFGALCFVLARMGVIH; this comes from the coding sequence GTGACTTTTGCCCAAGCCCTACTACTCGCGCTCCTCCAAGGGGTGAGCGAACTCTTCCCCGTCAGTAGCCTCGGGCACACGATTCTCGTTCCGGCGCTCTTGCATTGGAACAACATCGATCGGGCCGACCCAACGTTTCTAGCATTCGTCGTGGTGCTCCATCTGGGCACGGCCATCGCGCTCGTCCTCTTTTACTGGCGCGACTGGGTGGCACTCGTTGGAGCCGTGATTCGCAGCGTGGTGCGTGGCAAACTCAGCAACGATCGCGACGAGCGAATCGGCTGGCTGCTCGTCATCGCGACGATCCCGGTTGGATTGCTCGGGCTGCTCTTCCAGGAGAAGGTACAGGGGCTCTTCGCGACCGTTATGCCCGCCGCGATCTTCCTGATCGTCAACGGCGTCATCATGTTCTTCGGTGAGGCGCTGCGAAAACGCCAGCATGCAAACAGCGAGCGGTCGTACAAGCGCCTGGAGCAGATTTCGTGGCCCCAGAGCGTCTTCGTTGGCTTCGCGCAATCGCTCGCGCTCTTTCCCGGCATCTCGCGATCCGGTGCGTCGATCGTGGGCGGCTTGCTTATCGATCTCGACCACGAAGATGCGGCGAAATACTCGTTCCTGCTGGCCACCCCGGTGATTCTCGCGGCCTCGCTACTGAAGATCCCCGAGTTGTTCGGACCAGGCGCGCACGTCGTGTTGGTCCAAGCTATCGTAGGCGGCGTCGTCGCCGGCATCGCGGCGTACTTCTCGGTCGCGTTCCTTACCCGGTATTTTCGCTCGAACGATCTGCGCCCGTTCGGCTGGTATTGCGTCCTGTTCGGCGCGCTTTGCTTCGTCCTCGCACGTATGGGGGTTATCCATTGA
- a CDS encoding HD domain-containing phosphohydrolase, which translates to MSLLPAQGANSSPDPGALAGLLELFGAVADAAAGEPPDAGTQIASLAGALAELDNFSSPECDALYWAAILRNLGALGNAALRSGDRLPEREAMTARWDIPAQGARLIETIGVLPDRTADFVRWQAECWDGTGFPDQLRWLGIPAAAQTLHVAIAYATSRNEPEETLAAMVASSGRGFSPERARVFVRWFHTYGGEIAPRPAPADSLRRDAMKERRTFELLADRVDEHNGTPNRWRRVGALAVAVAGALAQPAENANGTVEPMAMLFGIGEIAEQGSDARRFDPLARLGIAPRAANAVAAAEVIAGSPLLHALAPQLRAIGEWYDGTGRPDALRHEAIPVTAQIVAACIAYDELAERARSRAGSAKQSPIEALETAAGTQFDPVVIRALAKCVRVRA; encoded by the coding sequence ATGTCGCTGTTACCAGCTCAAGGCGCCAATTCGAGCCCAGACCCCGGGGCCCTAGCGGGATTGCTGGAGCTTTTTGGCGCGGTCGCCGACGCCGCCGCCGGCGAGCCGCCCGACGCCGGAACGCAGATCGCCTCGCTCGCCGGCGCGCTCGCCGAGCTCGACAACTTCTCGAGCCCGGAATGCGACGCGCTCTATTGGGCTGCAATCTTGCGCAATCTCGGAGCGTTGGGCAATGCGGCGCTGCGCTCGGGCGACCGCTTGCCGGAGCGCGAGGCCATGACGGCACGCTGGGATATTCCGGCGCAGGGCGCCCGCCTCATCGAAACCATCGGCGTGCTCCCGGATCGAACCGCCGATTTCGTTCGCTGGCAAGCCGAATGTTGGGACGGCACCGGGTTCCCAGATCAGCTGCGGTGGCTCGGAATACCGGCGGCCGCGCAAACCTTGCACGTCGCGATCGCGTACGCGACCTCGCGCAACGAGCCGGAAGAGACGCTCGCGGCGATGGTCGCATCGAGCGGCCGGGGGTTCTCGCCCGAACGGGCGCGCGTTTTCGTGCGCTGGTTTCACACCTACGGCGGTGAGATCGCGCCGCGGCCGGCGCCGGCCGATTCGTTGCGCCGCGATGCAATGAAGGAGCGTCGCACGTTCGAACTGCTCGCCGATCGCGTGGACGAACACAACGGCACGCCGAATCGCTGGCGGCGCGTGGGCGCTCTCGCCGTCGCCGTGGCCGGCGCGCTCGCGCAGCCGGCCGAGAACGCGAACGGAACGGTGGAACCGATGGCCATGCTCTTCGGCATCGGTGAAATCGCCGAGCAGGGAAGCGATGCGCGCCGTTTCGACCCGCTGGCACGGCTCGGGATCGCGCCGCGCGCCGCGAACGCCGTCGCCGCCGCCGAAGTGATCGCCGGATCGCCGTTACTGCATGCCCTCGCACCGCAACTGCGCGCGATCGGAGAATGGTACGATGGCACGGGCCGTCCCGACGCACTGCGACACGAGGCGATTCCGGTAACCGCCCAGATAGTAGCCGCGTGCATCGCGTACGACGAACTCGCCGAACGCGCGCGCAGCCGTGCCGGAAGCGCCAAACAATCGCCGATCGAAGCGCTGGAGACCGCGGCCGGCACGCAGTTCGACCCGGTCGTGATTCGCGCGCTCGCGAAGTGCGTGCGGGTGCGCGCGTGA
- the moaC gene encoding cyclic pyranopterin monophosphate synthase MoaC — translation MPKPSHITADGSVSMVDVSGKAIASRTARAAARVRMPHAAAQALRDATLAKGDAFVTAQLAGIMAAKQTGSLIPLAHPLPLAQVEVRFSWEGDVLAIEASARTAAQTGVEMEALVAASIAALTIYDMTKAVDKGIVIESVRLLEKTGGKSGRWLADDDLDAS, via the coding sequence GTGCCGAAACCCTCACATATTACTGCCGATGGCAGCGTTTCCATGGTCGACGTCTCAGGCAAAGCCATCGCGTCGCGGACGGCTCGCGCCGCCGCGCGCGTTCGGATGCCTCACGCGGCGGCGCAGGCATTGCGCGATGCGACGCTCGCCAAGGGAGATGCATTCGTAACGGCTCAGCTCGCCGGCATTATGGCGGCGAAGCAGACCGGCTCGCTGATCCCGCTCGCACACCCGTTGCCGCTCGCCCAAGTCGAGGTTCGCTTTTCCTGGGAGGGCGACGTTCTCGCGATCGAAGCGTCGGCGCGCACGGCCGCGCAGACGGGCGTCGAGATGGAAGCTCTGGTCGCCGCATCGATCGCGGCCCTCACGATTTACGATATGACGAAGGCCGTCGATAAGGGGATCGTCATCGAGTCGGTGCGGCTGCTGGAAAAGACCGGCGGCAAAAGCGGACGGTGGCTCGCGGACGATGATCTCGATGCGTCGTAG
- a CDS encoding MogA/MoaB family molybdenum cofactor biosynthesis protein, whose protein sequence is MRRRVAFIVLSDRAAAGERADGCIPVLRERLHDLYEIVREVVIGDDASALQAELIDLSDRSIADLILTSGGTGLAARDRTPQATLAILDYEVPGIAEAIRAASIPIVATAMLSRAVAGVRHRTLIVNLPGSPKAVGEALDIAAAVFPHALELLAGEVTDG, encoded by the coding sequence ATGCGTCGTAGGGTCGCGTTCATCGTGCTCTCCGATCGCGCCGCAGCGGGCGAACGCGCCGACGGATGCATTCCCGTCCTGCGCGAGCGGCTGCACGATCTCTACGAGATCGTCCGCGAGGTCGTCATCGGCGACGACGCGAGCGCGCTGCAGGCCGAACTGATCGACTTGAGCGATCGCAGCATCGCGGATCTGATCTTGACGAGCGGCGGAACCGGGCTCGCCGCGCGCGATCGCACGCCGCAGGCGACGCTCGCGATCCTCGATTACGAAGTGCCCGGCATCGCGGAGGCGATTCGCGCCGCATCGATTCCGATCGTCGCTACCGCGATGCTTTCGCGAGCCGTTGCGGGCGTGCGCCATCGGACGCTGATCGTGAATCTTCCGGGCAGCCCGAAAGCGGTCGGCGAGGCGCTCGATATCGCGGCGGCGGTCTTTCCGCACGCGCTCGAATTGCTCGCCGGCGAGGTTACGGACGGATGA
- a CDS encoding folylpolyglutamate synthase/dihydrofolate synthase family protein, translating into MNFAQAQSYLTGTINETVSRREPYRLDRMRALLRELDNPQDKYPTIHVGGTSGKGSTATMISAALSASGKRTGLHTKPHLRSMVERARVDGVNVSEERFAELLVEMMPAIERTVAALRRPSYYETLLALAFLHFVRESVDLAVIEVGIGGKLDGTNVIVPEVSVITNIGLDHTEILGDTLEAIASDKAGIAKPGVPLVSAVEDPGARRVIEAQCALVGAPFVSVLDTTRTVRRASSQTRQDFTVTTPRAEYAISLPLLGTFQERNAAAAILALEALPAHLRPDKAAIENGLARMVLPGRMEYFPARPAVIFDVAHNPDKAAHLVASLRAQFPDRRYTFVLAVADTKDAHEILRAFVDVPASFIFTSFDTPGRAATKPARLASIAEDLGIWGRAILDPVEALSIAMRNAGADDIVVVTGSTFVVAELREWWLEHVAAHVPSTLP; encoded by the coding sequence ATGAACTTCGCTCAAGCGCAGTCGTATCTTACCGGCACGATCAACGAAACGGTCTCCCGCCGCGAACCGTATCGTCTCGATCGCATGCGCGCGCTGTTGCGCGAACTCGATAATCCGCAGGACAAGTATCCGACGATCCACGTCGGCGGCACGAGCGGAAAAGGTTCCACCGCGACGATGATCTCGGCCGCGCTCTCCGCTTCCGGCAAACGAACGGGCTTGCACACCAAACCGCATCTGCGCTCGATGGTCGAGCGCGCGCGGGTGGACGGCGTCAACGTGAGCGAGGAGCGTTTTGCGGAACTGCTCGTCGAGATGATGCCGGCGATCGAACGGACCGTCGCGGCCTTGCGCCGTCCCTCCTATTACGAAACGCTCCTGGCGCTTGCGTTTCTCCACTTCGTTCGGGAGTCGGTCGATCTGGCGGTGATCGAAGTCGGCATCGGCGGGAAGCTCGACGGCACCAACGTGATCGTCCCCGAGGTGAGCGTCATCACCAACATCGGTCTCGATCACACCGAAATTCTGGGCGACACGCTCGAAGCGATCGCGAGTGATAAAGCCGGAATCGCAAAACCCGGAGTACCACTCGTCTCCGCGGTCGAGGATCCCGGCGCGCGCCGCGTGATCGAAGCGCAGTGCGCGCTCGTCGGCGCGCCGTTCGTTTCGGTCCTCGATACCACGCGAACGGTCCGTCGTGCGTCAAGCCAGACCCGTCAAGACTTTACCGTAACGACGCCGCGCGCGGAGTACGCGATCTCCTTGCCGCTTTTGGGCACGTTCCAGGAACGCAACGCCGCCGCCGCCATACTCGCGCTCGAAGCGCTTCCCGCTCACCTGCGGCCGGACAAAGCCGCAATCGAGAACGGTCTCGCGCGGATGGTGCTGCCCGGGCGCATGGAGTATTTCCCCGCTCGCCCGGCCGTGATCTTCGACGTCGCGCACAATCCCGACAAGGCGGCGCATCTGGTCGCGTCGCTGCGCGCGCAGTTCCCCGATCGCCGCTATACGTTCGTGCTGGCCGTTGCCGACACGAAGGACGCCCACGAAATTCTGCGTGCGTTCGTAGACGTGCCGGCCTCGTTTATCTTTACGTCGTTCGACACGCCCGGACGCGCGGCGACGAAGCCGGCGCGCCTAGCCAGCATCGCCGAGGATCTCGGGATCTGGGGGCGCGCGATTCTCGACCCGGTCGAGGCGCTCTCGATCGCCATGCGCAACGCCGGCGCCGACGACATCGTGGTCGTGACCGGATCGACGTTCGTGGTCGCCGAGCTGCGCGAGTGGTGGCTCGAACATGTCGCGGCCCACGTACCGTCCACGTTACCATGA
- the folP gene encoding dihydropteroate synthase, translated as MNRTSRGALRVRGRELPWGARTYVMGVVNVTPDSFSGDGRVRSESAVAHALEQAKRSSDILDIGAESTRPGYRQIDEVTEIARLIPVLRGVRERLPAAIISADTYKPAVWSAAHAAGADVLNSVWGLPDALLEAAVASAVPVIVMHNQPDSHYDGDVVDAVLAFLDDAARRAVRAGIPPDHVVLDPGIGFGKTPDHNIAVLRALDRIVALGFPTLLATSRKSTIGRLTGRDAHERTYGTAATVALGIAAGVDIVRVHDVAQMRDVVSVSDAIERGWRPAEWIG; from the coding sequence ATGAATCGAACCTCGCGCGGCGCCTTGCGCGTTCGCGGTCGCGAACTGCCGTGGGGAGCGCGAACGTACGTGATGGGCGTCGTCAACGTGACGCCGGATTCGTTTTCGGGCGACGGGCGCGTGCGATCCGAGAGTGCGGTAGCGCACGCGCTCGAACAGGCAAAGCGTTCCAGCGATATCCTCGACATCGGCGCGGAGTCCACGCGCCCAGGGTACCGGCAGATCGATGAAGTCACCGAGATCGCGCGGCTCATTCCGGTGCTGCGCGGCGTACGCGAGCGACTGCCCGCGGCGATCATCTCGGCCGACACCTATAAGCCGGCGGTGTGGTCGGCGGCGCACGCGGCCGGAGCCGACGTGCTCAATTCGGTCTGGGGCCTACCCGACGCGTTGCTGGAAGCCGCCGTCGCAAGCGCGGTTCCGGTCATCGTCATGCACAACCAACCCGACTCGCACTACGACGGCGACGTCGTCGATGCCGTGCTCGCGTTCTTGGACGACGCCGCGCGGCGCGCGGTGCGCGCCGGGATTCCGCCCGATCACGTCGTGCTCGATCCCGGAATCGGATTCGGCAAGACGCCCGATCACAACATCGCCGTGCTGCGCGCTCTCGATCGAATCGTAGCGCTCGGCTTTCCCACGCTGCTCGCGACCTCGCGCAAGTCGACAATCGGCAGGCTCACCGGCCGCGACGCGCACGAACGCACGTACGGTACTGCGGCGACGGTTGCACTCGGTATCGCGGCGGGCGTGGATATCGTGCGCGTTCACGACGTCGCGCAGATGCGCGACGTCGTCTCGGTAAGCGACGCGATCGAACGCGGATGGAGGCCGGCGGAATGGATCGGATAA